The Thermogemmata fonticola sequence CGAAAATGGACGTCATCGGCTTCCGCGTCGTCTTACCCGAACAGGAACAACCGGAATTGCTCGACCTCAAACCCCGCGTGGTTAAACGGTCGGAATGAGCGTGGCCCCGGCCCCTCCCTCAGGCGGACTGAGGAAGGGATGATCCTTCGTCCTACTCCCACAGGAGCCTTTCCCATGACAGAACCGACTCGTCGCACCTTCCTGCAAAGCAGTGCTGTCGCCGGTCTGACCTTGGCCAGCACCACGGCGGGTCTCTACGCCGCCAATGGCCAGCCCCTGCGTGTCGGCTTGATCGGCTGCGGCGGTCGAGGCACAGGGGCGGTTCGCGACATCCTCGAAGCCTCGGCCCGACTCAAGAACAACCCGGCGGTCGAAATTGTCGCCGTCGGCGACGCCTTCAAGGAGCAAACCGACCGCATCCTCCGCGACTTCGCCAATAGCAAAAACTTCGCCCCTTACCGGGCGCAGATCAAGGTAACGCCAGACACCGCCTTCCACGGCTTGGACGCCTATCAGAAAGTGATCAACGCCGGCGTGGACATCGTGCTTCTGGCCACACCGCCCGGTTTCCGACCCCAGCACCTGGCCGCCGCCCTCGCCGCGGGCAAGCACGTCTTCACCGAAAAGCCCGTAGCCGTCGATGCCGCCGGCGCCCGCCTCTGCTACTCCCTCGTCGAAAAGGCGAACACCCAGAAGCTCTCCGTGGTCGCCGGCACGCAGCGCCGCCACCAGAAAGGTTACATCGAAACCATCCGCCGTTTGCATGACGGCGCCATCGGGGACATCGTCGCCGCCCGCTGCTCCTGGAACGGCACCGGCATCTGGTTCCGCAATCGCCGTCCCGGCCAGCCCGACGCCGCCTACCAGATTTACAACTGGTACCACTTCCTCTGGACCTGTGGCGACCATATCGTCGAGCAGCATGTCCACAACCTCGACGTGATCAACTGGGTGCTCAACGATCATCCCATCCGGGCGGTAGGCATGGGCGGCCGCACGGTCCGTCCCGCTGGTGATCCCAAAGACGTCGGCAACATCTGGGATCACTTCGCCGTCGAGTACGAATACAAAAACGGCGTCCGCATGTATTCCTTCTGCCGCCACACGCCGGGCGAATCCGACGTCTCCGAAACCGTCTTCGGGAGCAAGGGCCGTTGCCGGGTTGACCAATACCAGATCAACGGCAAGCGCGTGGCTGACGACGACATCAGCCCCTACGTGCAGGAGCACATCGACCTGCTCACCAGCATCGCCACGGGCAAACCGCTCAACGAACTCCAGGCGGTCACCGATGCCACCTTCACCGCCATCCTGGGCCGCAATGCTGCCTACGCCTGTCGCAATCTCCGCTGGGAGGACGCCTTGGCCGCCGATGAGGACTACTTCCCCAAGAACCTGACGATGGACATGAGCCTGCCCGTCTCACCGGCTCCTGTCCCCGGCGGCTGGAAGCTCCCCCCCAAGGCACGAAGCTGACGGCCCCTGACAACTCCGTGAGAACCAGGGGGCTTGCCTACAGACCGGCGGCCTCAGCCATCCCCAGCCAACCTCAAAACTCCACGGCGGCTGTGACCCACCTCCACAGCCGCCTTCATGTTAATAGGGGATAAGTTTTCTGTGTGTTGCCTTATCTCTTCGGATAGGATTTCTTCACATCTACCATTTCATATCCATCACACAATCGACACACCATTCACTCTGCGGCATATCGATGCAATGAAACGATATGTTATTCACTCTGCGACATACCGGTGCAAATCGGCTTTGTCACATGCATAGAGTATCCGTCTTCCCGCGAATTGCTTCCTCTGGGGTGATTGAGCGGTGAATTGAGTCCCACGAGTTGAGACCCAAAGATACCGCCCTTCCAACTCCCACAGCGCCATAACCTCCATCTTAAACCAGCTCCTATTTCTTCCCAATAGAGTCGTGTTTCATTAGGATTTCGATTATTATGATGCAATATGCTATACACGGATTGTCATATATACGTCACAGTTGCAAATCAGGGGGACGGAGTGTCCGAAGCGAATGGTACAGGGGCGGAAGGCGGGGGGGATTCCCGCTCCGCGGACGGGTCGGCTTCTGGGAACAAGAGGGGGACGGTGGGGGCGAGAGGTTTGAGTTTGTGTTTGCGGCGCGGGGGTCCTTCCGGCGGGTCGATCGAGGCGGCGGGGCGGCGCTGAGGAGCGGGCAACTCATGGCGGGATTCCAGGGTGCGGAGCACCTCTGCGGCACGCTGGAGGACCGGTTCCGGCACTCCGGCCAAGCGGGCGACATGGATGCCGTAGCTCTTGTCGGCGTGTCCTGGGGCGATGCGATGGAGGAAGATGACGTCGCGGTCGGTTTCCCGGACCAGGACGTTGTAATTGCGCAGTCGGGGCAGAGTGTGGGCCAGTTGCGCCAGTTCGTGGTAATGCGTGGCGAAGAGAGTGCGGCAGCCGATGGCGTCGTGGAGGTGCTCCGTAATGGCCCAGGCCAGGGAGATGCCGTCGTAGGTGCTGGTGCCGCGGCCAATCTCATCGAGGATGACCAGGCTGGCCGGCGTGGCGTTGTTGAGGATGTTGGCCGCTTCGGTCATTTCGACCATGAAGGTGGAGTAGCCCCGGCTCAGTTCATCGCTGGCTCCGACGCGGGTGAAAATGCGGTCGGTCAAGCCGATGCGGGCGGAGCGGGCCGGCAAAAAGCTGCCGATATGGGCGAGCAGGGTCAGCAAAGCGACCTGGCGGATGAAGGTGCTTTTGCCGCTCATATTCGGGCCGGTGATGAGCCAGAAGGTGCCGTGCTCGGCATCACAACGGACATCGTTGGGCACAAACGTTCCAGGGGGAAGGGTTTGTTCCAGGACGGGGTGCCGCCCGTCGCGGATATCCAAGATGGGTTCGGCGACGATGGCCGGCCGGACGTAATTGCGCTCGACCGCCAGTTCCGCCAGGGCCGCGAGGAAGTCCAACAGGGCCAGAGTTTCCGCGGTCTGTTGCAGGCGGGGAATGTACTGGGCCGCCTCTTCCCGCAAGGCGGAGAATAGTTGGGCTTCCAGAGCGCGGGCCTTCTCTTCCGCCGTCAGCACCTTTTCCTCGTATTCCTTGAGGGCCGGGGTGATGTAGCGCTCGGCATTTTTCAGGGTGCCCTTGCGGATGTAGTCCGGCGGGACGCGGGAAGCGTTGGCGTGCGTGATCTCGATGTAGTAACCGAAGACCTGATTGTACCCCACCTTGAGGCTGCTAATGCCGGTGCGGGCGATCTCCTGGGCCTGGTAGCGGGCGATCCAGTTTTTGCCTTCGCGGCTGAGCTGGCGTAGTTCGTCGAGTTCCGGGGAAAATCCGGGGCGGATCAGGCCGCCTTCCTTGGCGGAGAGGGGCGGTTCCTCCACCAGGGCGCTTTCGAGCCGCTGGCGCAGATCGGCGCACAGATCGAGCTGACGGCGGCAGCGCTGGAGCAGGTCCGAGCGGCGGTTTTCCAGCAAGGGTTGGATGTCGGGGAGCAGGCGGAGGGTGCGGGCGATGGCGGCCAAATCACGGGGTGTGGCGCGCAGGGTGGCGATGCGGCTGGTAAGACGTTGCAGGTCGGCACAGCGGGCGAGGGCTTCGCGGAGCTGCCGTCGGCCGGGAGAATCCTGCACCCATTCCTCGACGGCATCGAGGCGGTCTTCGATCGCCGGGGCGTCGGTCAGAGGGGCGAGAAGCTGATCGTGGAGATAGCGTGCCCCCATCGGAGTGAGGGTCCGGTCGATGGCGGCCAGGAGCGAGCCGTGGCGCTGATTGTCCCGCAAGGTACGGGTCAGTTCCAAGCTGCGGCGGGTGACTTCATCGAGGAGCAGACGTTCTTCGGGACGGTACGGCTGAAGCCGGCCCAACTGGCGGAGGTTGGCTTTGAGCGTGTCGCGCAGGTATAGGAGCAAAGCGCCGGCGGCGCGCAAGCAGGGCTGGTCGTCGGCAAAGCCAAAGCCGGCACAGGTCGCCACGCGGAAATGCTCCTTGAGCGCGGCCAAGGCAGTGGTCGGGGCGAACTGCCAATCCGGGCGGGCGGTGCGGCTCAGGGGTAGGACCGGAGCCGGCAGGGACAGCACGGCCTCAGCCAGCGATTCGGGAAAGAGAATTTCCGCCGCAGCGATCCGGCCCAATTCGTCGGCCAGGCGACAAGGGGGCAGGTCCAACGCCGCGAAGGTACCCGTGGTCAGTTCGACCCAAGCCAGGCCGTAGAGCGGCGCCTGGGGCGTCCCGCCGCCAACCACCGCGGCCAGATGAT is a genomic window containing:
- a CDS encoding Gfo/Idh/MocA family protein, which produces MTEPTRRTFLQSSAVAGLTLASTTAGLYAANGQPLRVGLIGCGGRGTGAVRDILEASARLKNNPAVEIVAVGDAFKEQTDRILRDFANSKNFAPYRAQIKVTPDTAFHGLDAYQKVINAGVDIVLLATPPGFRPQHLAAALAAGKHVFTEKPVAVDAAGARLCYSLVEKANTQKLSVVAGTQRRHQKGYIETIRRLHDGAIGDIVAARCSWNGTGIWFRNRRPGQPDAAYQIYNWYHFLWTCGDHIVEQHVHNLDVINWVLNDHPIRAVGMGGRTVRPAGDPKDVGNIWDHFAVEYEYKNGVRMYSFCRHTPGESDVSETVFGSKGRCRVDQYQINGKRVADDDISPYVQEHIDLLTSIATGKPLNELQAVTDATFTAILGRNAAYACRNLRWEDALAADEDYFPKNLTMDMSLPVSPAPVPGGWKLPPKARS
- the mutS gene encoding DNA mismatch repair protein MutS; translation: MEPSTVKSCSAGGEGAGRSAPARPLTPMMQQYHEAKARHPDAVLFFRNGDFYELFEDDAYLGHKVLGLTLTRRDKEIPMAGVPVNHLERYLGQLLKAGYRVAVCEQMEEADPKKKLIPRAVTQVVTPGTITDEGLLDPRTPNHLAAVVGGGTPQAPLYGLAWVELTTGTFAALDLPPCRLADELGRIAAAEILFPESLAEAVLSLPAPVLPLSRTARPDWQFAPTTALAALKEHFRVATCAGFGFADDQPCLRAAGALLLYLRDTLKANLRQLGRLQPYRPEERLLLDEVTRRSLELTRTLRDNQRHGSLLAAIDRTLTPMGARYLHDQLLAPLTDAPAIEDRLDAVEEWVQDSPGRRQLREALARCADLQRLTSRIATLRATPRDLAAIARTLRLLPDIQPLLENRRSDLLQRCRRQLDLCADLRQRLESALVEEPPLSAKEGGLIRPGFSPELDELRQLSREGKNWIARYQAQEIARTGISSLKVGYNQVFGYYIEITHANASRVPPDYIRKGTLKNAERYITPALKEYEEKVLTAEEKARALEAQLFSALREEAAQYIPRLQQTAETLALLDFLAALAELAVERNYVRPAIVAEPILDIRDGRHPVLEQTLPPGTFVPNDVRCDAEHGTFWLITGPNMSGKSTFIRQVALLTLLAHIGSFLPARSARIGLTDRIFTRVGASDELSRGYSTFMVEMTEAANILNNATPASLVILDEIGRGTSTYDGISLAWAITEHLHDAIGCRTLFATHYHELAQLAHTLPRLRNYNVLVRETDRDVIFLHRIAPGHADKSYGIHVARLAGVPEPVLQRAAEVLRTLESRHELPAPQRRPAASIDPPEGPPRRKHKLKPLAPTVPLLFPEADPSAERESPPPSAPVPFASDTPSP